A region of Streptomyces sp. NBC_01264 DNA encodes the following proteins:
- a CDS encoding ArsR/SmtB family transcription factor codes for MLRIHFTAEDLARTRVAATIGAAAETMYSLRLLRDCAARALPFHPWRAVVRGRLGARARPFTSLLALDGPDIDLTVLMGDTPSVEEGIDNLLRASPALLRTEFEHIDFHPSQLSWARNLAAGDLDARRDFAAGLTACNEALVAPYWNSARSHLEGVRATFARTLLDGGIERLLESMCVPLVRWRAPVLEVRYHRHLDVHLGGRGLVIAPTVFLWRDPALLWDSRDVTAAPTLAIPTLGDAAAAAALWGAARAADQSLGALLGRTRAAALKAATEGCSTTELARRLNVSIAAASEHATVLRNAHLITTSRRGKSVVHTVTPLGAELLGGPLTEHG; via the coding sequence GTGCTGCGCATTCATTTCACCGCCGAGGATCTCGCCCGGACCCGCGTGGCCGCGACGATCGGAGCGGCCGCGGAGACGATGTACAGCCTGAGGCTGCTGCGCGACTGTGCCGCCCGGGCCCTGCCCTTCCACCCCTGGCGGGCGGTGGTCCGCGGACGGCTGGGTGCGCGGGCCCGCCCGTTCACGAGCCTGCTGGCCCTGGACGGCCCGGACATCGACCTGACGGTGCTGATGGGTGACACGCCGTCCGTCGAGGAGGGGATCGACAACCTGCTCCGGGCATCGCCCGCCCTGTTGCGGACCGAGTTCGAGCACATCGACTTCCACCCGTCACAGCTGTCGTGGGCCCGGAACCTGGCAGCGGGCGACCTCGACGCCCGCAGGGACTTCGCCGCAGGGCTCACCGCCTGCAACGAGGCGCTCGTCGCGCCCTATTGGAACAGCGCGAGATCCCACCTGGAGGGCGTACGGGCGACCTTCGCCCGGACCCTGCTCGACGGCGGGATCGAGCGCCTGCTGGAGAGCATGTGCGTCCCGCTGGTGCGGTGGCGCGCGCCCGTACTGGAGGTGCGGTACCACCGGCACCTCGACGTCCACCTCGGCGGGCGCGGTCTCGTCATCGCGCCGACGGTCTTCCTGTGGCGTGACCCGGCACTCCTGTGGGACTCGCGGGACGTGACCGCGGCCCCCACGCTGGCCATTCCGACCCTCGGCGACGCGGCGGCGGCCGCCGCGCTGTGGGGTGCGGCCCGGGCGGCGGACCAGTCGCTGGGCGCACTGTTGGGACGGACCCGGGCCGCCGCACTGAAGGCGGCCACCGAGGGGTGCAGCACCACCGAGCTGGCGCGGCGCCTGAACGTGTCGATCGCGGCGGCGAGCGAGCATGCGACGGTCCTGCGCAACGCCCACCTGATCACGACCAGCCGACGCGGCAAATCCGTGGTGCACACCGTCACCCCGCTGGGCGCCGAACTGCTGGGAGGCCCGCTGACCGAGCACGGATGA
- a CDS encoding DNA-binding protein, with the protein MGSGAGRPEKALDPQAGPTARFAAELRALRRAAGSVPYRELSARAGYSVTALSQAAAGNRLPSLPVTLAYAEACGGARTEWERRWREAEAETEAETEAASLARGADGGTPPYRGLTRFEPEDEAVFFGRERLTDDLTALVAEHRFAVVLGPSGSGKSSLLRAGLIPRLRRSAPPLPPAAALRVLTPGEHPMRNRAPVLTPAAKDGETWLIVDQFEEVFTLCADPGEREEFLASLLAARDPGSRIRVVLGVRADFYANCLAHPALAEAARAATLPVGPLTAEEMRGAIVRPAAAAGLTVERVLTARLVDEVTREPGSLPLLSHALLETWRRRRGRTLTLAGHEAAGGLRGALAQTAEEVYAELGPDRAPVARRLLLNLITPGDGAPNDGAPGDGTPDTRRPVPRDTLVPPDSPEAAEAGAVLDRLARARLVTLDQDVVDLAHEALITAWPRLSGWIDTDRERLRRHRRLTQATENWLTRRRDAGALLRGGELAEAEATFAEDAAAADASRSAELVPAEREFLRAGLASRARTRRIRRGVTTFVGLLLVLLTVASTTAWQQGRDNVRQRVDAEIRRAKGEELAAGQLAAVAQGLRSSDPALAMRLSVAAWRVAETAETRSALLAASVQAESDAYDVPDEAGPWTSHPALPVRLSADGRVAVTVDADSVRAWDVRKRTAIGPETAFDRATLFRGISPDGRTALVQGGEEKAGPGDGVGARRLDLASGTALDAAPRPAGASIAWTAAEQIVANMDMAAATGRLSLRDARSGRTLLEVPTGRYPMWALSPDGRHLALCARGGDAASAFERGDVPLRVWDVTRGTELPATRSGGCAVDSFRFTGDGAVLMSQAPGGLSLWDPITDTEPARIDQPGLTEATTSPDGRFAAAVDGREILMWRLAAPERPVFRYSLTNGAASQLRIDPKDGVIRYLTERRLGDTMVRTISYGPATTPDWNPEPASTGTFSADGTTVAVDRRKGDSTWFEAYTVADGRRTARTPPADCPKAAPASTEPLTRTPAEPACRVLLALTPDGHTLAHARTGLAEGPEAGDGDGGGDPAERRDIAEEPALWDIPANTARPLPADPKPSPADRMPITGMAVSPDGRSLLTTRAGVDTLDVRDLTSGRRTRPQDLTRDRTSSVAGLRSSRSAPVAVRPDGRLLATSSTTFDIPTGRRTERGLAMERGGVLAYSPDGTRLAVGDTTGGVTLWDGQAERRLATLPAGSDAVGPDSVKAVTALAFSPDGQTLAVAGAGGTLRLWDVNSGRPLGSPLPTPGDGIVAVAFSPDGHTLHSAGEHSTVRTHQVAPSGLAESVCGRAGTGLSRSDWRTYLPDLPYRKTC; encoded by the coding sequence ATGGGAAGCGGTGCGGGCAGGCCGGAGAAGGCACTCGATCCACAGGCCGGTCCCACCGCCCGGTTCGCCGCCGAACTCCGCGCCCTGCGCCGCGCGGCCGGCTCCGTCCCCTACCGGGAGCTTTCCGCGCGGGCCGGCTATTCGGTGACGGCGCTCTCCCAGGCCGCCGCCGGGAACCGGCTCCCGAGCCTGCCCGTGACCCTGGCCTACGCCGAGGCCTGCGGCGGCGCCCGGACGGAATGGGAACGACGCTGGCGCGAGGCCGAAGCCGAGACCGAGGCGGAGACCGAAGCCGCCTCCCTCGCGCGCGGCGCCGACGGCGGCACCCCGCCCTACCGGGGCCTGACACGCTTCGAACCCGAGGACGAGGCGGTGTTCTTCGGCCGGGAACGCCTGACCGACGACCTGACGGCCCTGGTCGCCGAACACCGCTTCGCCGTCGTCCTCGGCCCGTCCGGCAGCGGCAAGTCCTCCCTGCTGAGGGCCGGTCTCATCCCGCGGCTGCGCCGCTCCGCGCCGCCGCTGCCGCCCGCCGCCGCCCTGCGCGTCCTCACCCCCGGCGAACATCCGATGCGGAACCGCGCGCCGGTCCTCACCCCGGCCGCCAAGGACGGCGAAACCTGGCTGATCGTCGACCAGTTCGAGGAGGTCTTCACCCTCTGCGCGGACCCCGGGGAGCGCGAGGAGTTCCTCGCCTCCCTCCTCGCCGCGCGTGACCCCGGAAGCCGGATCCGCGTGGTGCTCGGGGTGCGCGCCGACTTCTACGCGAACTGCCTGGCCCACCCCGCCCTGGCCGAGGCCGCCCGGGCCGCGACCCTCCCCGTGGGTCCGCTGACCGCCGAGGAGATGCGCGGCGCGATCGTGCGCCCCGCAGCGGCGGCCGGTCTCACCGTCGAACGCGTCCTCACGGCCCGGCTCGTGGACGAGGTCACCCGAGAACCCGGCAGCCTGCCGCTGCTCTCCCACGCCCTGCTGGAGACCTGGCGGCGGCGTCGCGGACGCACGCTGACCCTGGCCGGACACGAGGCGGCCGGTGGTCTGCGCGGAGCCCTGGCCCAGACCGCCGAGGAGGTGTACGCCGAACTCGGCCCCGACCGCGCCCCCGTCGCGCGTCGCCTCCTGCTGAACCTGATCACCCCCGGCGACGGAGCCCCCAACGACGGAGCCCCCGGCGACGGAACCCCCGACACCCGGCGGCCCGTACCCCGCGACACCCTCGTGCCCCCGGACTCGCCGGAGGCCGCCGAGGCCGGGGCCGTACTGGACCGGCTGGCCCGGGCCCGGCTCGTCACCCTTGACCAGGACGTCGTGGACCTGGCGCACGAGGCCCTGATCACCGCGTGGCCGAGACTGAGCGGCTGGATCGACACCGACCGCGAACGGCTCCGACGTCACCGCCGGTTGACGCAGGCCACCGAGAACTGGCTGACCCGACGGCGCGACGCCGGGGCGCTCCTGCGTGGAGGGGAACTGGCGGAGGCCGAGGCCACGTTCGCGGAGGACGCTGCCGCCGCCGACGCGAGCCGCTCCGCCGAACTGGTCCCGGCAGAGCGGGAGTTCCTGCGTGCGGGCCTCGCGTCCCGGGCCCGTACGCGCCGGATCCGGCGCGGCGTCACCACGTTCGTCGGCCTCCTCCTCGTCCTCCTCACGGTGGCGAGCACGACCGCCTGGCAGCAGGGACGCGACAACGTCCGGCAGCGGGTCGACGCCGAGATCCGGCGGGCCAAGGGCGAGGAACTGGCCGCCGGCCAACTGGCCGCCGTGGCCCAGGGACTACGGAGCTCCGACCCCGCCCTGGCGATGCGGCTGAGCGTGGCCGCCTGGCGGGTGGCCGAGACCGCCGAGACCCGGTCGGCACTGCTGGCGGCGTCCGTCCAGGCCGAATCCGACGCCTATGACGTGCCGGACGAGGCGGGCCCCTGGACCTCCCACCCGGCGCTCCCGGTCCGGTTGAGCGCGGACGGCCGCGTGGCGGTCACCGTCGACGCCGACTCCGTACGCGCCTGGGACGTCAGGAAGCGGACGGCGATCGGACCGGAGACGGCCTTCGACCGGGCCACCCTGTTCCGCGGGATCTCACCGGACGGCCGCACCGCCCTGGTACAGGGGGGCGAGGAGAAGGCGGGGCCCGGCGACGGTGTCGGGGCCCGTCGGCTGGACCTGGCGTCCGGGACGGCTCTCGACGCCGCGCCCCGACCGGCGGGCGCTTCGATCGCCTGGACGGCCGCCGAGCAGATCGTCGCCAACATGGACATGGCCGCTGCCACCGGCAGGCTCTCGCTCCGGGACGCACGAAGCGGCCGGACCCTGCTGGAGGTGCCGACCGGGCGCTATCCGATGTGGGCGCTCAGCCCCGACGGGCGCCACCTGGCCCTGTGCGCCAGGGGAGGGGACGCGGCGAGCGCCTTCGAACGGGGCGACGTGCCCCTGAGGGTCTGGGACGTGACCCGGGGCACGGAACTGCCGGCCACCCGATCCGGCGGATGCGCCGTCGACTCGTTCCGTTTCACCGGCGACGGCGCCGTCCTGATGTCCCAGGCACCGGGTGGCCTGAGCCTGTGGGACCCGATCACGGACACAGAACCGGCCCGGATCGACCAACCCGGCCTGACCGAGGCGACCACCAGCCCCGACGGCCGGTTCGCCGCGGCCGTCGACGGCCGGGAGATCCTGATGTGGCGACTCGCCGCGCCCGAACGGCCGGTCTTCCGCTACTCCCTCACCAACGGGGCCGCCTCCCAGCTCCGGATCGACCCGAAGGACGGAGTCATCAGGTACCTGACCGAGCGCCGGCTCGGGGACACCATGGTGCGCACGATCTCCTACGGACCCGCCACCACCCCGGACTGGAACCCGGAGCCGGCATCGACGGGCACCTTCAGCGCGGACGGCACGACCGTCGCGGTCGACCGCCGGAAGGGCGACAGCACCTGGTTCGAGGCCTACACCGTCGCCGACGGCCGGCGCACCGCCCGCACCCCGCCGGCGGACTGCCCGAAGGCCGCACCGGCATCCACGGAACCGTTGACGCGAACGCCCGCCGAACCCGCCTGCCGTGTCCTCCTGGCACTCACACCCGACGGACACACCCTCGCCCACGCCCGAACCGGCCTCGCCGAAGGCCCGGAGGCCGGCGACGGAGACGGCGGTGGAGACCCAGCCGAGCGGCGCGACATCGCCGAGGAGCCGGCTCTGTGGGACATACCGGCGAACACGGCCCGCCCCCTGCCCGCGGACCCGAAACCGTCACCCGCCGACCGGATGCCCATCACGGGCATGGCCGTATCGCCCGACGGCCGGTCCCTGCTCACGACGCGCGCCGGCGTCGACACCCTGGACGTCCGGGACCTGACGAGCGGCCGCCGGACCCGGCCGCAGGACCTCACGCGGGACCGGACGTCCTCCGTGGCGGGTCTGCGGAGCTCCCGGTCCGCCCCGGTCGCGGTCCGCCCCGACGGCCGGCTGCTCGCGACCTCCTCGACCACCTTCGACATCCCCACCGGCCGACGCACCGAGCGGGGCCTCGCCATGGAACGGGGCGGGGTACTGGCCTACAGCCCCGACGGCACACGCCTGGCGGTTGGTGACACGACGGGCGGGGTCACCCTGTGGGACGGGCAGGCCGAGCGGCGACTGGCCACCCTCCCGGCCGGGTCCGACGCGGTCGGCCCCGACTCCGTCAAGGCCGTCACCGCCCTCGCCTTCTCCCCCGACGGCCAGACCCTGGCCGTAGCGGGCGCCGGCGGCACGCTCCGGCTCTGGGACGTGAACTCGGGCCGGCCGCTGGGATCACCGCTGCCGACCCCCGGCGACGGGATCGTCGCCGTCGCCTTCTCTCCCGACGGCCACACCCTGCACAGCGCGGGCGAGCACAGCACCGTCCGCACTCATCAGGTGGCTCCGTCCGGACTCGCGGAGTCCGTCTGCGGCCGGGCCGGAACCGGACTGTCCCGGTCCGACTGGCGCACGTACCTCCCGGATCTCCCCTACCGCAAGACCTGCTGA
- a CDS encoding S8 family peptidase, with protein sequence MRTHRARRAAGALALATAVVALSTGLTGPAGAASAASPTSTTPPAGDTGTPVTVTLITGDRVTVNGSGAVLRFEPAKGRERVPVQIERADGRTLVLPADARALLADGKLDRRLFDVTTLADPTLRALHRGGLGLIVQYEGDAGAARGELRSAAGKGAGRTLRTVNAEAVEASPADATKVWEALTNPTTRGARAADAGIGKVWLDGVRRASLDKSTKQIGADRAWQAGFDGKGVKIAVLDTGVDKTHADLKSQVVGEKNFSDSPDATDRVGHGTHVASIAAGTGAASGGALKGVAPGAKVISGKVLDDQGYGSDSAVIAGMEWAVAEGADVVNLSLGSRDFPGVDPVEAAVDRLSADKGVLFAIAAGNDGPGGSTIGSPGSADAALTVGAVDSKDALADFSSRGPRVGDGAVKPDLTAPGVGISAAAAPGSSLDTDPAAQHPAPGYLKLSGTSMATPHVAGAAALLKQKNPGWTGAELKGALTASTKDGLSGVQQQGTGRVQVDKALTQTVITEQPSVSLGTAQWPHADDKPLTKKIAYRNLGTTAVTLDLAVTGTDSHGKPAAAGFFVLGADKVTVPAGGRAEVALSADTRLGEVDGSFSAYVTATGGGQSVRSGAAAVREAEAYDVTVTTIDRDGRPAREFSHSLFGIGGAADGIWEGVSNETRSRTLRLPKGTYALHGAVYQDGSDLTKGVDWLVQPRLEVTGTTKVKVDARTAKPVDITVPGLATADFALPYYQQKVGEGHLGNGWVLPKGYTGFRSAHMGPAVTDGSLTQSWLATFIKAPASQYNVALGGVTNRLATGYKRHLKATELAKLSVEMGAPAPGKSGYAYAAPTLPGMSQGDFYGAVQPAPGTRTLLLSALDGATWRSGFWQLGAPNADGDQRVEADQASLEPKRYKAGSSYRETFNTGVFGPVLGKGLGVFRSAPDPETGKQTITGAVPLFGDDAGHAGSSAATKTATTLYRNGVKVAENEDPLSGWEPFTVDGADAKYRLTTSVERFADVSAVSTRIDTSFTFRSRQVAAHTALPVSTVRFDAPLDIASRAPAGKVTRIPVTVQGAASGKNLKALTVSVSLDGGTTWKRVTVTDGAVSVRNPAKNQGISFRAKVTDKQGNVSEVTIINAYLGK encoded by the coding sequence ATACGGACCCACAGGGCTCGACGTGCCGCGGGGGCCCTCGCCCTCGCCACCGCCGTCGTCGCCCTCAGCACCGGGCTGACCGGCCCCGCGGGGGCGGCCTCCGCCGCCTCCCCCACGAGCACCACCCCTCCCGCCGGCGACACGGGCACCCCCGTGACCGTCACGCTGATCACCGGTGACCGGGTGACCGTGAACGGCAGCGGCGCCGTCCTGCGCTTCGAGCCCGCCAAGGGCCGTGAGCGCGTACCGGTCCAGATCGAACGCGCCGACGGCCGCACCCTGGTGCTGCCCGCCGATGCCCGGGCCCTGCTGGCCGACGGCAAGCTGGACCGGCGCCTCTTCGACGTCACCACGCTCGCCGACCCGACGCTGCGCGCGCTGCACCGCGGCGGACTCGGCCTGATCGTCCAGTACGAGGGTGACGCCGGGGCGGCGCGGGGCGAGCTGCGGTCCGCCGCCGGCAAGGGTGCGGGACGCACCCTCCGGACCGTCAACGCCGAGGCCGTCGAGGCCTCGCCCGCTGACGCCACGAAGGTCTGGGAGGCCCTGACGAACCCGACGACGCGCGGCGCACGGGCCGCCGACGCCGGCATCGGCAAGGTCTGGCTGGACGGCGTACGCCGGGCGAGCCTGGACAAGAGCACGAAGCAGATCGGCGCCGACCGGGCCTGGCAGGCCGGGTTCGACGGCAAGGGCGTGAAGATCGCCGTCCTGGACACCGGTGTCGACAAGACCCACGCGGACCTGAAGAGCCAGGTCGTCGGGGAGAAGAACTTCTCCGACTCCCCCGACGCCACGGACCGCGTCGGCCACGGCACCCACGTGGCCTCCATCGCGGCCGGAACCGGGGCCGCGTCCGGAGGAGCGCTCAAGGGCGTCGCGCCCGGCGCCAAGGTGATCAGCGGCAAGGTCCTCGACGACCAGGGCTACGGCAGTGATTCCGCGGTCATCGCGGGCATGGAGTGGGCCGTCGCCGAGGGTGCCGACGTCGTCAACCTCAGCCTCGGAAGCAGGGACTTCCCCGGAGTGGACCCGGTCGAGGCCGCCGTCGACCGGCTGTCCGCGGACAAGGGCGTCCTGTTCGCCATCGCCGCGGGCAACGACGGTCCCGGCGGGTCCACGATCGGTTCGCCCGGCAGCGCGGACGCCGCCCTGACCGTGGGCGCCGTCGACTCCAAGGACGCCCTCGCGGACTTCTCCAGCAGGGGCCCGCGGGTCGGCGACGGAGCGGTCAAGCCCGACCTCACCGCGCCCGGCGTCGGCATCAGCGCCGCGGCCGCCCCGGGAAGCAGCCTCGACACCGATCCCGCGGCCCAGCACCCCGCCCCTGGATACCTGAAGCTCAGCGGCACCTCCATGGCCACCCCGCACGTGGCCGGTGCGGCGGCCCTGCTGAAGCAGAAGAACCCCGGCTGGACCGGTGCCGAGCTCAAGGGCGCGCTGACCGCGTCCACGAAGGACGGCCTGAGCGGCGTCCAGCAGCAGGGCACCGGCCGCGTGCAGGTGGACAAGGCCCTCACCCAGACGGTGATCACCGAGCAGCCGTCGGTCTCCCTCGGCACGGCCCAGTGGCCGCACGCCGACGACAAGCCGCTCACCAAGAAGATCGCCTACCGCAACCTCGGTACCACCGCCGTCACCCTCGACCTCGCGGTGACCGGCACGGACTCCCACGGCAAGCCCGCCGCGGCCGGGTTCTTCGTGCTCGGCGCCGACAAGGTGACCGTGCCCGCAGGTGGCCGGGCCGAGGTGGCCCTGTCCGCCGACACCCGGCTCGGCGAGGTCGACGGCTCCTTCTCCGCCTACGTCACCGCCACCGGCGGCGGCCAGTCGGTGCGCTCGGGCGCGGCGGCCGTCCGTGAGGCCGAGGCGTACGACGTCACCGTCACGACGATCGACCGCGACGGCCGACCCGCCCGCGAGTTCTCCCACTCCCTGTTCGGAATCGGGGGCGCCGCCGACGGCATATGGGAGGGCGTCAGCAACGAGACCCGCTCCCGCACCCTGCGCCTGCCCAAGGGGACCTACGCCCTCCACGGCGCCGTGTACCAGGACGGCTCGGACCTCACCAAGGGCGTCGACTGGCTGGTCCAGCCTCGGCTGGAGGTCACCGGAACGACCAAGGTCAAGGTCGACGCGCGCACCGCGAAGCCGGTGGACATCACCGTTCCCGGTCTGGCCACGGCCGACTTCGCCCTGCCGTACTACCAGCAGAAGGTCGGCGAAGGCCACCTCGGCAACGGCTGGGTCCTCCCCAAGGGTTACACCGGGTTCCGCTCCGCCCACATGGGGCCGGCCGTGACCGACGGCTCGCTCACGCAGAGCTGGCTCGCGACCTTCATCAAGGCTCCGGCCTCCCAGTACAACGTCGCCCTCGGTGGTGTGACGAACCGTCTCGCCACCGGGTACAAGCGGCACCTGAAGGCGACGGAGCTGGCGAAGCTCTCCGTGGAGATGGGCGCGCCCGCCCCCGGCAAGTCCGGCTACGCCTACGCCGCCCCCACCCTGCCCGGCATGTCCCAGGGCGACTTCTACGGGGCCGTGCAGCCCGCTCCCGGCACCCGTACGCTCCTGCTCTCCGCCCTCGACGGTGCCACGTGGCGCAGCGGGTTCTGGCAGCTCGGCGCCCCGAACGCCGACGGCGACCAGCGCGTCGAGGCCGACCAGGCCTCCCTGGAGCCGAAGCGCTACAAGGCCGGCTCCTCGTACCGCGAGACCTTCAACACCGGGGTCTTCGGACCGGTCCTGGGCAAGGGCCTGGGCGTGTTCCGCAGCGCGCCCGACCCGGAGACTGGGAAGCAGACCATCACCGGCGCGGTGCCCCTGTTCGGCGACGACGCCGGCCACGCGGGCTCCTCGGCGGCCACCAAGACCGCCACCACCCTCTACCGCAACGGCGTCAAGGTCGCCGAGAACGAGGACCCGCTGAGCGGCTGGGAGCCCTTCACGGTCGACGGCGCCGACGCCAAGTACCGGCTGACCACCTCCGTCGAGCGGTTCGCGGACGTCTCTGCCGTCTCCACCCGCATCGACACCAGCTTCACCTTCCGCTCCCGCCAGGTCGCCGCCCACACCGCGCTCCCGGTCTCCACGGTGCGCTTCGACGCTCCGCTCGACATCGCCTCCCGCGCTCCGGCGGGCAAGGTCACCCGAATCCCCGTGACCGTGCAGGGCGCGGCCTCCGGGAAGAACCTCAAGGCGCTGACGGTCTCCGTGAGCCTCGACGGCGGCACCACCTGGAAGCGCGTCACGGTCACCGACGGCGCGGTCTCCGTCCGGAACCCCGCCAAGAACCAGGGGATCTCCTTCCGGGCCAAGGTCACCGACAAGCAGGGCAACGTCTCCGAGGTCACGATCATCAACGCCTACCTGGGCAAGTGA
- a CDS encoding acyltransferase family protein, which translates to METAGRRHAPRLYALDGLRLLAALAVLAFHWTAFAGVPEIWGGKVPADFMPHIARFTSYGWLGVQLFFIISGFVICMSCWGRKPGDFFVSRVIRLFPGYWAAVLLTASVLVLVPHLGRPKARAGLDVHTVLANFTMFVTPLDAKYVDGVYWTLWMELQFYLLFAIVVTMGLTYRRVVAFCGIWAAAALLAPQTKIPLLESFAMPQESPYFIAGVAMFLMHRFGPNLLLWGIVGFTWLVAMSRIGPMKHTYEKATGHPLSWTVVAAIITLCYLVIIMVALGYLDRIQWKWLTVAGALTYPLYLIHQEAGWTLIHWLRTLGIGSGAALVVALAVALLTAWLIHRVVERPLSGLMKRGLNKSLSTMRAASDAPDHQR; encoded by the coding sequence GTGGAGACGGCCGGGCGGAGGCACGCGCCCCGTCTGTACGCGCTCGACGGGCTGCGTCTGCTCGCCGCCCTCGCCGTCCTCGCGTTCCACTGGACCGCCTTCGCGGGCGTGCCCGAGATCTGGGGCGGCAAGGTCCCGGCCGACTTCATGCCGCACATAGCCAGGTTCACCTCGTACGGCTGGCTCGGCGTGCAGCTGTTCTTCATCATCAGCGGCTTCGTGATCTGCATGAGCTGCTGGGGGCGCAAACCGGGTGATTTCTTCGTCTCGCGGGTCATCCGCCTCTTCCCGGGCTACTGGGCGGCCGTCCTGCTGACCGCGAGCGTCCTCGTGCTGGTGCCCCACCTCGGCCGGCCCAAGGCTCGCGCCGGTCTGGACGTCCATACCGTGCTCGCGAACTTCACCATGTTCGTCACCCCGCTCGACGCCAAGTACGTCGACGGCGTCTACTGGACGCTCTGGATGGAGCTGCAGTTCTACCTGCTCTTCGCCATCGTCGTGACGATGGGCCTCACCTACCGCCGGGTCGTCGCGTTCTGCGGCATCTGGGCCGCCGCCGCGCTCCTCGCCCCGCAGACGAAGATCCCGCTCCTGGAGAGCTTCGCCATGCCGCAGGAGTCCCCGTACTTCATAGCCGGCGTGGCCATGTTCCTGATGCACCGGTTCGGGCCGAACCTGCTCCTGTGGGGCATCGTCGGATTCACCTGGCTCGTCGCGATGAGCCGAATCGGCCCGATGAAGCACACCTACGAGAAGGCCACCGGGCACCCGCTCTCGTGGACGGTCGTCGCCGCCATCATCACCCTCTGCTACCTGGTCATCATCATGGTCGCTCTGGGGTACCTCGACCGGATCCAGTGGAAGTGGCTGACCGTCGCCGGCGCCCTCACCTATCCGCTCTACCTCATCCACCAGGAAGCCGGCTGGACCTTGATCCACTGGCTGCGCACCCTGGGCATCGGATCGGGCGCCGCGCTCGTCGTCGCCCTGGCCGTCGCGCTCCTCACCGCCTGGCTCATCCACCGGGTCGTGGAACGGCCGCTCAGCGGTCTGATGAAGCGCGGGCTGAACAAGTCCCTCAGCACGATGCGCGCCGCGTCCGACGCACCCGACCACCAGCGGTAG
- a CDS encoding TetR/AcrR family transcriptional regulator, translating into MPKDVVPEEARRRRRPTRQGTVLSERLIVETALRMVREHGSAGLTARRLGAALGADPSTLYRYFDGMDGLTLAIGEELIGRALAGWVPTGHWREDLRSLGLRIHGAYLDHPQAALLTASRVTGRPREIAADEAILGSLRGAGFGDEDAVRIYHAYIDQCLAFAALDAGSLALTEQARESDEERWESTYARLPAGTYPNIAATAGLLAARMPHSAYPVALDMLLESAGRELADGGGSTGRRRRTGRPAGRP; encoded by the coding sequence ATGCCGAAGGACGTGGTTCCGGAGGAGGCCCGACGGCGGCGGCGTCCGACCCGGCAGGGCACGGTGCTCTCCGAGCGGCTGATCGTGGAGACGGCGCTGCGGATGGTGCGGGAGCACGGAAGCGCGGGGCTGACCGCCAGGCGGCTCGGCGCCGCCCTGGGCGCGGACCCCAGCACCCTCTACCGCTACTTCGACGGCATGGACGGGCTCACGCTGGCCATCGGTGAGGAACTCATCGGCCGGGCCCTCGCCGGCTGGGTCCCCACCGGGCACTGGCGCGAGGACCTGCGCTCCCTGGGCCTGCGCATCCACGGCGCCTACCTCGACCATCCCCAGGCCGCCCTGCTGACCGCGAGCCGGGTGACCGGCCGGCCCCGCGAGATCGCCGCCGACGAGGCCATCCTCGGCAGTCTGCGCGGCGCGGGGTTCGGCGACGAGGACGCCGTGCGGATCTACCACGCCTACATCGACCAGTGCCTGGCCTTCGCGGCGCTCGACGCGGGATCCCTGGCGCTGACGGAGCAGGCCCGGGAGTCCGACGAGGAGCGGTGGGAGTCGACGTACGCCCGTCTGCCGGCCGGGACGTACCCGAACATCGCGGCCACCGCCGGGCTCCTCGCGGCCCGGATGCCGCACAGTGCCTATCCGGTCGCGCTGGACATGCTGCTGGAGAGCGCCGGACGCGAGCTGGCCGACGGGGGCGGGAGCACGGGCCGACGCCGCCGTACGGGGCGGCCGGCCGGGCGGCCCTGA